The following are encoded together in the Hydractinia symbiolongicarpus strain clone_291-10 chromosome 14, HSymV2.1, whole genome shotgun sequence genome:
- the LOC130625148 gene encoding uncharacterized protein LOC130625148: protein MCSEKVQVLLIITPRSLTCNFYGIASDSTTNLCIICKAKSHLSKVKLRGDVKNISSFIKDTNNFLRKLRNLPTLPDDVLLCTVDVLGLYPNIPHQDGLAALHRVLDVREDKSVSTETLMDLAECVLQNNVFEHNNRFFRQLQGTAIGTKMAPSYANIFMSDLEEQFLESSMLKPLVWWRYIDDIFMLWQHGEDKLIKFLELLNSCHPTIKFTHSFSRDSVNFLDVKVIRKDNHLITDLYVKPTDTHQYLQASSCHVPHSIRGIAYSQALQLNRICSEGEFFDKRCNELESWLQDRGHRSKMVRKQVLRARKFRQDDLLNTIKTRNNDNKFTFNITYHPAFMKIRRTLSKIHLLLTPNEEHRKVFPNVPIVGFKKGKSLQDFLVRAKLPEIREKANGCRKCGANSCDVYKKQRYESENVVGEDCRPLAIDPFVNGYFVAATK, encoded by the exons ATGTGTTCTGAAAAGGTGCAAGTGTTGCTCATTATAACACCTAGGTCTTTAACATGCAACTTTTATGGAATTG CTTCTGATTCAACCACCAATCtgtgtatcatctgcaaagctaAGTCACATCTCAGTAAAGTTAAATTAAGAGGTGATGTTA AAAACATTTCGTCGTTCATTAAAGATACAAAtaactttttaagaaaattgaGAAACCTTCCTACTCTACCGGATGATGTTTTACTCTGCACGGTCGATGTTCTAGGACTTTACCCTAATATCCCTCATCAGGATGGGTTGGCAGCTTTACATAGGGTGTTAGATGTTAGAGAGGATAAGAGCGTCTCCACAGAAACCCTGATGGATCTTGCGGAGTGCGTTCTCCAGAATAATGTGTTTGAACACAACAATAGGTTTTTTAGGCAGCTTCAAGGAACGGCAATTGGTACAAAAATGGCCCCTTCatatgcaaatatttttatgagtGATTTGGAGGAGCAGTTTTTGGAATCCTCAATGCTCAAGCCTCTTGTTTGGTGGAGATATATTGatgatatttttatgttgtggCAGCATGGAGAGGACAAATTGATTAAGTTCCTTGAACTTTTAAATAGTTGCCATCCCACCATTAAGTTTACCCATTCATTTTCTAGAGATAGTGTTAATTTTTTAGATGTAAAGGTTATTCGCAAAGACAACCACCTTATTACCGACCTATATGTGAAACCTACTGATACTCATCAGTATCTGCAGGCTTCATCTTGTCACGTTCCTCATTCCATCAGAGGTATAGCATATAGTCAGGCACTTCAGCTTAATAGGATTTGTTCAGAGGGAGAGTTTTTCGATAAGAGGTGTAATGAGCTGGAATCATGGTTGCAGGATAGAGGTCACCGTAGTAAGATGGTGAGAAAGCAAGTACTTAGGGCTCGAAAATTCAGACAAGATGACTTGCTGAATACTATCAAAACTAGgaataatgataataaattcACCTTTAACATTACTTACCACCCAGCATTTATGAAAATTAGGCGAACGTTATCTAAAATACACCTGCTTTTGACACCAAATGAAGAACATCGCAAAGTTTTTCCTAATGTACCTATTGTGGGGTTTAAAAAGGGGAAAAGTTTGCAAGACTTTCTTGTGCGGGCAAAGTTACCTGAGATCAGGGAGAAAGCCAACGGGTGCAGAAAATGTGGTGCTAACAGCTGCGATGTAT ATAAAAAACAAAGGTATGAGTCAGAAAATGTTGTTGGGGAGGACTGTAGGCCACTTGCCATTGATCCCTTTGTTAATGGTTATTTTGTTGCAGCAACCAAATAA